In Cotesia glomerata isolate CgM1 linkage group LG1, MPM_Cglom_v2.3, whole genome shotgun sequence, one genomic interval encodes:
- the LOC123274961 gene encoding ankyrin repeat domain-containing protein 17-like isoform X3 has translation MQNVAQGTSSDSQNNDRTSVVHDITSSTPQSSNSSPTKSETETFSEPPPRFMTDSSESEEDSISEPDIFRAAIEQATLEEDHHHLESSKFLLTPDDPERSVDPETQARLEALLEAAGIGKLSSSDGKHLADHEVLRRLTSSVSCALDEAAAALTRMRSDNPRGQNEKRSLVEACTDGDVGTVRKLLTEGRSVHETTEEGESLLSLACSAGYYELAQVLLAMNANVEDRGIKGDCTPLMEAASAGHVDIVSLLIAHGADVNAQSTSGNTPLMYGCAGGHEDVVRVLLQAGANVEDHNENGHTPLMEAASAGHVPVAKILLEHGAGINTHSNEFKESALTLACYKGHLDMVRFLLEAGADQEHKTDEMHTALMEASMDGHVEVARLLLDSGAQVNMPTDSFESPLTLAACGGHVDLAMLLIERGANIEEVNDEGYTPLMEAAREGHEEMVALLLSQGANINAQTEETQETALTLACCGGFLEVADFLIKAGADIELGASTPLMEAAQEGHLDLVRYLLESGADVHAQTQTGDTALTYACENGHTDVADLLLQFGADLEHESEGGRTPLMKACRAGHLCTVQFLISKLASLNRHTTNNDHTPLSLACAGGHLAVVELLLAQSADPFHKLKDNSTMLIEAAKGGHTSVVQLLLDYPHSIMMNAQHNAATPAPILQQIQQQHPQQQLQQQSLQQQQQPPTQIAQPQPLPQQQQQQQQQQQQQQQQQQQQQPPPQQLQQQTAIPQLQPLNLSHQQVPMSHQQPPSIQQPQHQQQQPSTEQNQNQNLQPKHNSQKSLLRKNRSVTVMPDASLTSAEAQQVRTQPAGEAVATSMDDTNILDKGSGVFTSLSEPNIALSSTPLPVAASTSAESRKNARHEQILHKQQILEELQRVERELQIKGAGHLFLGTPNLDEQKRQLKPGDGADSTDSLLPGMSNIDLPAQSATALHETNKALAYYHGLYLAKRVSLEERLRQAQSMPLDPPAGDATFPTTMTMANFTTTTPPLSLPRAAVSVPGITGTLPTVAVSTGIGVQPPQITGTLTLPHPITASSDVSQNTAISDRPKAKPVSKKEGKNLRKPNIAAGKFIQQQTQQQQQQQQQQQQQQQQQQQQQQQQQQQQQQQQQQQATISQLQQAQQQQQQQQQQQVTLVGLQQQYQEKQRQHVYQLQQVHDLQQLQQLNQQLQMQLDQVQVQQQQHQHDVHQSQVGIISDSGADILVPSQLLAHLHPTQTHVEHLHDQQTTQQNISEPLDSELARLHRDTACPFFAAAPKAKALTADSTVLKLDDGMQIPMDEVAEIIESITFDDVPNGNYMALGPDDQDELELKKFGICDKDQEQLSKDLVSMEQHQVLRQVEQDASGSGRRSSERLNREKTLDDVYKKGFKRGLRMAAAAQIRGTETSYEEPGIDPTIIDNLVLGWNLNAAARSKEKNGGKVSAGTSSSSSSSSISSSSASSNQVQVATQTQGLATSAVASLTEPDKKQVYTANACAKEKKARYALLSQQPSPCQQQQQQQQQQQQQQQQQQQQQPPPQPQPQPQQQQQQQQLSQQQTIVGPVVTGQVQQQQQQVQQQVQQNYQLDPAISAVGNYTGNSVVPAGAQVTADTAPATYPPANQNQQFACMDVDSETDSNHDTALTLACAGGHEELVEFLLSRGADIEHRDKKGFTPLILAATAGHQKVVEILLHHNADIEAQSERTKDTPLSLACSGGRFEVVELLLSRNANKEHRNVSDYTPLSLAASGGYVNIIKLLLQNGAEINSRTGSKLGISPLMLAAMNGHTQAVKLLLDMGSDINAQIETNRNTALTLACFQGRHEVVSLLLDRKANVEHRAKTGLTPLMEAASGGYVEVGRVLLTKGADVNATPVPSSRDTALTIAADKGHCRFVELLLSRGTQVEVKNKKGNSPLWLAANGGHLNVVELLYNAGADIDSQDNRKVSCLMAAFRKGHTKVVKWMVSHVTQFPSDQEMTRYIGTVNDKELLEKCQECVKVIRAAKETQAAKANKNASILLEELDMEKTREESKRAAAARRRERKKKKKLEKKEEKRKLHEENKKNETIYEDKEDASKKSEDEDADRADESDNEEGGADSCERLDNVPSPSPVNRSPDDPDKEEGDSGIDANSQGSCSSNDVKARERKKDKKKKKNNNINSNNNSNSNNSNDKDTSPHRPQSSVFASSSSSNISQSSIVAPSSKLQSCSSTSTTTISNSSCAPDKRASTSNSNTGGGTSGSMSTSSGNSRQPVASSSSSGGSINSSERKLKGLVFESSRHPAEREDFEATGNENYVSGKGKKSNNNSNSNQYDNDGINNSVKTTNSTSPKQGGKREEGWKEVVRKGQSDSDSGRFMNSPCRSKKISVPPNAISRVIGRGGSNINAIRAATGAHIEVEKQSKCQGERIITIKGPTEATKQAHTLIAALIKDPDVDILQMLPKNKLTVITSSTWDKSTVPTSASSKPKMGPVNKPATSVTGTTSYATKSGYTSSGISSVVQIMPLRSSSSIKLAGAFSAPLSRATAPRLVAAAEKRAHAAAAAAAVAASGGQVSSSSNTRTTMSYTSAIMTSGRATKLITTTAPQTFAAKLSDITASTHTTTTTVQLNHTNQINNSNNNNSGSNSNKQKSSISSSMSQSSSVINNVMSSTPLTPLTLPHQTMTSTSPKHCRTLPSLSAPNISGHYNSKTYSSSGSINNQSSTVTSAVVSNGSENIASSTAVTSMRVTPSPPVVTQSNSFQQQQSQQLQQQQQQQQQQQQQQQQQQQQQQQQQQQQQQQQQLQHQQQQLRQQQQQTEQQHAQQQQQQQQLQQQQQQLRQQQQTEQQHAQQQQQAHHLSHQQQQSSQSMRSTTPVMSGIMEQSGPHQAQQQTNTPLEYSLFNDSFSKVAQQSVWGSRENESQKGMNFATVAGGGGSTNSSNKFDNSPGKFIDSSPPQVDASKAPGYRGTAMCSPVSSKTNNSSVLSSGNSVIGSVSGVSPSGIHNSLQQQQQQYQASINNYLNEHQLPNKSSSLAVARPVMNQQQSMELQSAGINQFNRAVYASDLASRNMNVNHQQQHQQSQREMQQSQQQQPQQQQSSHSSQQQQPQSQQQQSSQQSQQQQHQQMQAQQQQHMMASNSQQNLDGLFKNSSSGYDHANVNSNLLKMVPNDGQSSAGHPMMPFHPHMQSFAPSISQSASVSTTVSMSRLNPRAPDFSSSLHLNNKPQVTMFNPPTGIHPNMFAQVPTAPPTGMQPTNLAMLGNYPLNKYQQQQQQQPPTGGPNSRGQPPPPTHPSGISSNGQARWQFNHPPHSNYPPHQDQMMAQMGFPNHLGNIGATQVGGIDLITGLENGGSPTMSPSSPGQVTQEMNQLKIEDRKVPRPIGTERAWKNYNCNMGPGGDAEPPVNWMINDKSVGSWNIPGMERQQMFRTNASYNRVSNMEPDIQQIIESPFSGHMENPQAYPNGSASGLSMIPGLLFPGQYGNAAVLSEIPPPNDTTKMDAPGWGMPDPTVQDKHHPGWNKWTH, from the exons ccgGATATATTTCGTGCTGCGATCGAACAAGCTACATTGGAAGAAGATCACCATCACCTTGAATCatcaaagtttttattaacacCCGACGATCCAGAGCGCTCGGTTGATCCAGAGACACAAGCAAGATTAGAGGCGTTACTGGAAGCTGCAGGAATTGGTAAATTGTCATCGAGTGATGGGAAGCATTTAGCTGACCACGAGGTATTGAGGAGATTAACGTCTAGCGTCTCTTGTGCGCTAGACGAAGCCGCTGCTGCATTGACTAGGATGCGCAGTGACAATCCACGTGGACAGAACGAGAAACGCTCCCTTGTTGAAGCCTGTACTGACGGTGACGTAGGAACTGTTAGAAAATTGTTAACTGAAGGACGTAGTGTCCACGAAACTACTGAAGAAGGCGAAAGTCTGCTTTCTCTTGCTTGTTCTGCTGGATATTATGAACTAGCGCAg GTATTATTAGCAATGAACGCCAACGTTGAAGATAGAGGAATCAAAGGAGATTGCACTCCGTTGATGGAAGCTGCTAGTGCTGGGCATGTTGACATTGTTAGTTTACTCATTGCTCATGGGGCAGATGTCAATGCACAATCAACTTCCG gtAATACACCATTGATGTATGGATGTGCTGGTGGCCATGAAGATGTCGTGAGGGTATTACTTCAAGCCGGCGCGAACGTTGAAGATCATAATGAGAACGGTCATACACCATTGATGGAAGCGGCAAGCGCTGGCCACGTGCCAGTAGCCAAGATCTTACTAGAACACGGTGCCGGCATTAATACTCATTCGAATGAATTTAAAGAATCTGCGTTAACACTAGCGTGTTACAAGGGTCATCTTGATATGGTAAGGTTTTTATTGGAAGCTGGTGCTGATCAAGAGCATAAGACCGATGAGATGCACACCGCACTGATGGAGGCGTCAATGGACGGCCACGTAGAAGTGGCACGACTGTTGTTAGACTCAGGCGCCCAAGTGAATATGCCGACCGATAGCTTCGAGTCGCCATTGACACTTGCCGCGTGTGGTGGTCATGTTGATTTAGCGATGCTTCTAATTGAACGTGGAGCCAACATCGAGGAGGTTAATGACGAGGGATATACACCATTAATGGAAGCTGCTCGAGAAGGTCATGAAGAAATGGTGGCATTACTCCTAAGTCAGGGTGCTAATATAAACGCCCAGACGGAAGAGACCCAGGAAACTGCGCTCACGTTGGCGTGTTGTGGTGGTTTCCTCGAAGttgctgattttttaataaaagcaGGAGCTGACATCGAGTTAGGAGCGTCAACACCGCTCATGGAAGCCGCTCAGGAAGGTCATTTAGATCTTGTTCGTTATCTTCTAGAGTCTGGAGCAGATGTTCACGCTCAGACTCAAACTGGGGATACAGCACTTACCTACGCCTGTGAGAATGGGCATACGGATGTTGCAGATCTTCTACTTCAATTTGGTGCTGATTTGGAACACGAATCTGAAGGAGGACGAACACCTTTAATGAAAGCTTGTCGAGCTGGACATCTTTGTACCGTACAGTTTTTGATATCGAAATTGGCCAGTCTTAATCGCCACACGACCAACAATGATCATACACCGTTGTCACTTGCTTGTGCAGGTGGACACCTTGCGGTGGTTGAGCTATTGCTTGCCCAGTCTGCCGATCCATTCCATAAACTCAAGGATAATTCAACTATGTTGATTGAGGCTGCCAAGGGTGGACACACCAGTGTTGTACAGCTGTTACTTGACTATCCTCACAGCATTATGATGAATGCTCAGCATAACGCTGCTACTCCTGCTCCGATACTGCAACAAATACAGCAGCAGCATCCTCAACAACAATTGCAGCAGCAGTCCCttcagcaacaacaacaaccaCCAACTCAAATAGCCCAACCTCAACCTTTGCCTcaacagcagcaacaacaacaacaacaacaacaacaacaacagcagcagcagcagcagcaacaaccACCACCCCAACAGTTGCAGCAACAAACGGCAATCCCTCAGCTACAGCCACTAAATCTTAGTCATCAACAAGTACCGATGTCTCATCAACAACCACCATCGATCCAACAACCCCAGCATCAGCAACAGCAACCGAGCACTGAACAAAACCAAAACCAAAATCTACAACCGAAGCACAATAGCCAAAAATCGTTGCTTCGAAAGAATCGTTCGGTTACCGTGATGCCCGATGCTAGTTTAACCTCTGCTGAAGCGCAGCAAGTAAGAACTCAGCCTGCAGGTGAGGCTGTTGCTACATCTATGGATGATACAAATATATTGGATAAAGGAAGTGGTGTTTTTACCAGCTTGTCAGAACCTAATATTGCGTTAAGTTCTACACCATTACCTGTAGCCGCGTCTACGTCTGCTGAGAGTCGTAAAAATGCAAGACATGAGCAAATTCTTCATAAGCAACAAATTCTTGAAGAATTACAg agggtAGAGCGTGAACTTCAGATCAAAGGCGCAGGCCACTTGTTTTTAGGTACTCCGAATTTAGATGAACAAAAAAGACAACTGAAACCCGGTGATGGTGCAGATTCAACTGATTCACTACTGCCAGGAATGTCAAATATTGATTTACCAGCTCAATCAGCTACTGCACTTCATG AAACCAATAAGGCCTTAGCGTATTATCACGGGTTATATCTCGCCAAACGCGTGTCGTTGGAGGAACGTCTGAGACAAGCCCAATCCATGCCTCTGGATCCTCCTGCAGGGGATGCAACATTTCCTACAACGATGACGATGGCCAACTTCACGACAACAACACCACCGCTGTCATTGCCTAGAGCTGCTGTCAGTGTACCGGGAATCACCGGGACATTGCCAACAGTAGCAGTGTCAACTGGAATCGGAGTACAACCACCGCAGATTACGGGAACGTTGACGCTTCCACACCCGATAACGGCTAGCAGTGATGTCAGTCAAAATACTGCCATAAGTGATCGACCCAAGGCTAAACCTGTCTCCAAGAAAGAGGGTAAAAATCTTCGCAAGCCCAATATTGCTGCTGGCAAGTTCATTCAACAGCAGacacagcagcagcagcagcaacaacaacaacaacaacaacaacaacaacaacaacaacaacaacaacaacaacagcagcagcagcagcaacaacagcagcagcaacaggCAACCATTTCTCAGTTACAACAAGcccaacaacaacaacaacaacaacagcagcaacaGGTTACATTGGTCGGACTTCAACAGCAGTATCAAGAGAAACAACGACAGCATGTCTATCAACTCCAACAGGTTCATGATCTTCAACAGCTTCAGCAATTGAATCAACAACTTCAAATGCAGTTAGACCAAGTACAG GTACAGCAGCAGCAACATCAGCATGACGTACATCAATCCCAAGTTGGTATTATAAGTGACAGCGGTGCTGATATCCTAGTGCCCAGTCAACTGTTGGCTCACCTTCACCCCACTCAGACTCATGTTGAGCATCTTCATGATCAG CAAACAACACAGCAAAATATTTCGGAGCCTCTGGACTCGGAATTGGCAAGATTGCATAGAGATACAGCTTGTCCATTCTTTGCTGCCGCTCCTAAAGCTAAAGCACTAACTGCGGACAGTACTGTTTTGAAATTGGATGATGGAATGCAGATACCGATGGATGAAGTTGCCGAAATAATAGAATCAATTACCTTCGACGATGTGCCTAACGGTAACTATATGGCTC TTGGTCCAGACGATCAAGATGAATTAGAACTAAAGAAATTTGGTATTTGCGACAAAGATCAAGAGCAGCTTTCAAAAGACCTTGTATCGATGGAGCAGCATCAGGTATTACGTCAAGTTGAGCAG gatgCCAGTGGTTCCGGAAGACGATCCAGCGAAAGATTAAATCGAGAAAAAACATTAGATGATGTTTATAAGAAAGGTTTCAAACGTGGTTTACGTATGGCTGCTGCCGCTCAAATCCGTGGCACAGAAACATCTTACGAAGAGCCTGGAATAGATCCAACGA TTATAGATAATCTTGTATTGGGTTGGAACTTGAATGCAGCTGCACGGAGCAAGGAAAAAAATGGAGGTAAAGTTAGTGCTGGTACTAGTAGCAGTAGCTCAAGTAGCAGCATCAGTAGTAGCAGTGCAAGCAGTAATCAGGTTCAAGTAGCAACGCAGACTCAAGGACTGGCAACAAGTGCCGTGGCAAGTCTTACGGAACCTGACAAAAAACAAGTATATACTGCAAATGCCTGTGCTAAAGAGAAAAAAGCTAGATATGCTCTTTTATCACAGCAACCTTCTCCATgtcaacaacaacaacaacaacaacagcagcagcagcagcagcaacaacagcaacagcaacagcaaccaCCACCACAACCACAACCACAACctcaacagcaacagcaacagcaacagctATCGCAACAACAAACCATTGTGGGCCCGGTAGTGACTGGTCAAgtacagcaacagcaacaacaagtTCAGCAACAAGTTcaacaaaattatcaattggATCCTGCCATAAGTGCAGTAGGAAATTATACAGGCAATAGCGTAGTACCTGCAGGTGCTCAGGTCACCGCAGATACAGCTCCAGCTACTTATCCACCGGCTAATCAAAACCAACAATTTGCTTGTATGGATGTTGATTCAGAAACAGACAGCAATCATGACACTGCATTAACGCTTGCATGCGCTGGTGGGCATGAAGAACTCGTTGAATTCCTACTGAGTCGTGGTGCCGATATCGAACATCGTGATAAAAAGGGCTTTACTCCATTAATATTAGCAGCAACTGCTGGTCACCAAAAAGTTGTTGAGATACTTTTACATCATAACGCAGACATTGAAGCACAGTCTGAGCGAACAAAGGATACTCCTTTGTCACTTGCTTGCAGTGGTGGAAGATTCGAGGTTGTAGAATTATTACTGTCTCGTAACGCCAATAAAGAACATCGCAATGTATCTGACTATACTCCACTTAGTTTAGCTGCATCTGGTGGTTATGTCaatattataaaacttttacTGCAGAATGGAGCTGAAATAAATTCACGTACCGGTTCAAAACTTGGAATTTCTCCACTGATGCTTGCTGCTATGAACGGACATACTCAAGCGGTTAAATTACTACTGGATATGGGTAGTGATATAAACGCGCAGATTGAAACAAATCGTAATACTGCTTTGACTCTCGCTTGCTTCCAAGGTAGACATGAAGTTGTAAGTCTGCTTCTTGATCGTAAAGCAAATGTTGAGCATCGCGCTAAAACAGGACTAACACCGTTGATGGAAGCTGCTAGTGGTGGTTACGTTGAAGTTGGTCGTGTTTTATTAACTAAAGGCGCTGATGTTAATGCAACTCCTGTCCCATCGTCGCGTGACACTGCCCTTACTATTGCTGCAGACAAAGGTCACTGCCGTTttgttgaattattattatcacgtGGTACCCAAGTTgaggttaaaaataaaaaaggtaaCAGTCCGTTGTGGCTTGCTGCTAATGGTGGGCATCTTAATGTTGTTGAACTTTTATACAATGCTGGAGCTGATATTGATTCACAAGACAATCGTAAAGTGTCTTGTTTGATGGCAGCATTTCGTAAAGGGCATACTAAAGTTGTTAAATGGATGGTTAGTCATGTTACGCAGTTTCCTAGTGATCAAGAAATGACAAGGTATATTGGTACAGTCAATGATAAAGAATTATTAGAAAAGTGTCAAGAGTGTGTTAAAGTAATTCGCGCTGCTAAAGAAACACAAGCCGCTAAAGCCAATAAAAATGCTAGTATACTATTGGAAGAATTGGATATGGAAAAAACCCGTGAAGAATCTAAGCGTGCCGCTGCTGCTCGTCGACGTGAAcgtaagaaaaagaaaaaattagaaaagaaagaagaaaaacgaaaacttcatgaagaaaataaaaagaatgaaACGATTTATGAAGACAAAGAGGATGCGTCGAAAAAATCCGAAGATGAGGATGCTGATAGGGCTGACGAAAGTGACAATGAAGAGGGCGGTGCCGATAGTTGTGAACGTTTAGACAATGTTCCGTCGCCGTCACCAGTTAATCGTAGCCCAGATGATCCAGATAAAGAAGAGGGTGACAGTGGTATAGATGCTAATAGCCAAGGAAGCTGTAGCAGTAATGATGTTAAAGCACGCGAGAGAAAGAAAgataagaaaaagaagaaaaataataatattaacagtaataataatagcaactcaaataatagtaatgataAAGACACCTCTCCTCATCGCCCTCAATCTTCAGTTTTTGCTTCTTCTTCATCATCAAATATCTCCCAATCCTCGATAGTAGCACCTAGTAGTAAACTTCAAAGTTGTTCTTCAACTTCGACTACAACTATTTCTAATTCTTCTTGTGCTCCTGATAAACGCGCTTCAACTAGTAATAGTAATACCGGAGGTGGTACGTCAGGTTCAATGAGTACCTCGTCTGGTAATTCACGACAGCCAGTTGCATCTTCCTCTTCTAGTGGTGGTAGTATTAATTCCTCCGAGCGTAAACTCAAAGGACTTGTATTTGAGTCCTCTCGACATCCCGCAGAACGTGAGGACTTTGAAGCAACCGGTAACGAAAATTATGTTTCtggaaaaggaaaaaaatctaataataacagtaatagTAATCAGTATGATAATGATGGAATAAATAATAGTGTTAAAACAACAAATTCGACTAGTCCTAAACAGGGTGGTAAACGTGAAGAAGGCTGGAAAGAAGTTGTTCGTAAGGGACAGTCTGATTCTGATTCCGGTAGATTTATGAATTCTCCATGTcgttctaaaaaaatatcagttCCACCAAATGCTATTAGCCGTGTTATTGGTCGAGGTGGTAGCAATATTAATGCTATTCGCGCTGCAACTGGTGCTCACATCGAGGTTGAAAAGCAGAGCAAATGTCAAGGCGAACGTATTATTACGATAAA agGTCCAACTGAGGCTACTAAGCAAGCTCATACTTTGATAGCTGCTCTTATAAAAGATCCTGACGTAGATATCCTTCAGATGTTGCCAAAGAACAAACTCACCGTGATAACTTCTTCAACCTGGGATAAATCGACGGTACCCACGAGTGCC tcatcCAAACCTAAGATGGGACCGGTAAATAAACCAGCAACATCTGTAACTGGGACCACTAGTTACGCAACTAAATCCGGTTATACATCATCAGGAATATCTTCTGTCGTTCAAATAATGCCACTAAGATCATCATCTTCTATTAAATTAGCCGGTGCATTTTCAGCGCCTCTATCACGCGCAACTGCACCGCGACTGGTGGCCGCAGCTGAAAAACGAGCGCACGCTGCCGCAGCAGCAGCAGCTGTTGCAGCGTCTGGAGGACAGGTATCATCGTCATCTAATACCAGAACAACAATGTCTTATACTAGTGCTATTATGACCTCGGGAAGGGCTACTAAGCTTATAACAACAACTGCACCACAGACATTTGCTGCAAAATTATCTGATATCACTGCCTCGACTCATACAACTACCACGACTGTACAGTTGAATCATACAAATCAGATTAATAACAGTAACAATAACAACAGTGGTAGCAAtagtaataaacaaaaatcctCTATATCGTCATCAATGTCTCAATCAAGTTCAGTAATAAATAACGTTATGTCATCAACACCATTGACACCGCTAACTTTACCCCATCAAACCATGACGAGCACATCGCCCAAGCACTGCCGAACACTGCCGTCTTTATCTGCTCCAAATATATCAGGACACTATAATAGTAAAACTTATTCATCATCTGGTTCTATAAACAATCAGTCGTCCACTGTAACGTCTGCTGTTGTTTCGAACGGCTCCGAAAATATTGCCTCATCAACTGCTGTTACTTCTATGCGTGTGACACCATCGCCACCAGTTGTTACTCaatcaaatagttttcaaCAACAGCAATCTCAACAATtacaacagcaacagcaacagcagcagcaacaacaacagcagcagcagcaacaacaacagcaacagcaacaacagcagcagcagcagcaacagcaacaacagctGCAGCATCAGCAACAACAACTCCggcagcaacaacaacagaCAGAACAACAACATGCacagcagcaacagcaacaacaacaattacagcaacagcaacagcaactaCGGCAACAACAACAGACAGAACAACAACATGcacagcagcagcaacaagCTCATCATCTATCACATCAACAACAGCAATCATCGCAATCAATGCGCAGTACGACTCCAGTTATGTCAGGAATTATGGAACAATCTGGACCACATCAAGCTCAACAGCAAACGAATACACCACTTGAATACTCGCTGTTTAATGATAGTTTTTCAAAGGTTGCTCAACAATCAGTATGGGGAAGTCGTGAAAACGAATCTCAAAAGGGTATGAACTTCGCAACAGTTGCTGGGGGTGGTGGATCTACCAATTCTTCCAATAAATTTGACAATTCTCCTGGTAAATTTATTGACAGTTCACCACCTCAAGTGGATGCTTCTAAGGCACCTGGCTACAGAGGTACAGCTATGTGTTCACCAGTTTCTagtaaaacaaataatagtaGTGTTTTATCGTCAGGAAATTCCGTAATAGGCAGTGTATCGGGTGTCTCGCCGTCTGGTATTCATAATAGCTTAcagcaacaacagcagcaATATCAAGcgtcaataaataattatttgaatgagcATCAGTTGCCGAATAAATCATCGAGTTTAGCAGTTGCACGGCCAGTCATGAATCAACAGCAGAGTATGGAATTACAGAGTGCTGGAATAAATCAATTCAATAGAGCTGTATACGCCAGTGATCTTGCCTCACGGAATATGAATGTTAATCACCAGCAGCAGCATCAACAATCTCAGCGAGAGATGCAACAATCTCAGCAGCAACAGCCACAACAACAGCAGTCGTCTCATTCGTCTCAGCAGCAACAACCTCAATCGCAACAGCAACAATCTTCACAGCAGTCTCAGCAGCAACAACATCAACAGATGCAAgcacaacagcaacaacataTGATGGCATCAAACTCCCAGCAAAATCTAGACGGGTTATTTAAAAACAGCAGCAGTGGATATGACCACGCTAATgttaattctaatttattaaaaatggtACCAAACGATGGGCAATCGAGTGCCGGTCATCCGATGATGCCATTTCATCCACATATGCAGAGTTTCGCTCCATCTATAAGCCAATCAGCGAGTGTTAGCACGACTGTTAGTATGTCAAGATTAAATCCACGTGCTCCTGATTTTTCAAGCTCGTTGCATCTCAATAATAAACCCCAGGTGACGATGTTTAATCCACCAACGGGTATTCATCCGAATATGTTTGCCCAAGTACCAACAGCACCACCGACTGGTATGCAACCTACTAATTTAGCAATGCTCGGTAATTATCCTCTGAATAAATATcaacagcagcaacagcaacaaccACCGACAGGTGGACCTAATTCACGAGGACAACCACCTCCACCTACTCATCCATCAGGTATATCATCAAATGGGCAAGCAAGATGGCAATTTAATCATCCACCACACAGTAATTATCCACCACACCAAGATCAAATGATGGCACAAATGGGCTTTCCTAATCACTTGGGTAACATTGGTGCTACTCAAGTTGGTGGTATTGATTTGATAACTGGCTTGGAAAACGGCGGCTCACCGACAATGTCACCGTCATCTCCAGGTCAAGTTACACAGGAgatgaatcaattaaaaatagagGATCGTAAAGTACCTAGGCCTATTGGTACTGAGAGAGcatggaaaaattacaattgtaaTATGGGACCTGGTGGTGATGCTGAGCCTCCTGTTAATTGGATGATCAATGATAAATCTGTCGGATCTTGGAATATACCTGGAATGGAGAGACAACAGATGTTCAGAACAAATGCTTCCTATAATCGTGTTTCCAATATGGAGCCGGATATTCAACAGATTATTGAATCACCATTTTCG ggcCATATGGAAAATCCACAAGCATATCCTAATGGTAGTGCTTCAGGATTATCTATGATACCTGGACTACTATTCCCAGGACAGTATGGAAACGCGGCGGTTTTATCAGAAATACCACCTCCAAATGATACAACTAAAATGGATGCACCAGGATGGGGAATGCCCGATCCGACGGTCCAAGATAAACATCACCcg ggATGGAACAAATGGACTCACTAA